Proteins encoded in a region of the Paucibacter sediminis genome:
- a CDS encoding cytochrome-c peroxidase: MRYRSPSTRSTGYMAALATLLALALQACGGGSSAPETGPGETTDGALSARASLGKQIFHDASLSASGRQSCASCHAAETGNAGPRSTGVTEPGGVALELQGGRTSPSIRYLAGNKAFGFDAEGTPNGGFFWDGRAASLQDQAGKPFFNPKEMANASTEELIARLAKAPYAPAFQQEFGADILRRPADALARMQLALQAFQLEDASLRAFSSKYDEFLRGRITLSEPELRGLALFNAKDKGNCAACHPSARGADGSFPLFTDFSYDALGVPRNTALAQNADPSFYDLGLCAREGGDMAARRDLCGAFKVPSLRNVALRKAFFHNGRFTDLREVLSFYVQRDVAPEKWYPRLPDGSIDKFNDLPVELRGNVNVSEGPYNRRPGQAPALSEAEIDDLLAFLRTLSDAR; this comes from the coding sequence ATGAGGTATCGATCACCATCGACCCGCAGCACAGGCTACATGGCCGCGCTGGCGACACTGCTGGCCCTTGCCCTCCAGGCCTGCGGTGGCGGCTCCAGCGCCCCTGAGACCGGGCCCGGCGAAACCACGGACGGCGCGCTCAGCGCCCGCGCCAGCCTGGGCAAGCAAATCTTCCATGACGCCTCACTGTCAGCGTCTGGCCGCCAGTCCTGTGCCAGCTGCCATGCGGCCGAAACCGGCAATGCCGGCCCGCGCAGCACCGGCGTCACCGAGCCTGGTGGCGTCGCGCTGGAACTGCAAGGTGGCCGCACCTCCCCCAGCATCCGCTACCTGGCCGGCAACAAGGCCTTTGGCTTCGACGCCGAGGGCACGCCCAACGGCGGCTTCTTCTGGGACGGCCGTGCTGCCAGCCTGCAGGATCAAGCTGGCAAGCCCTTCTTCAACCCCAAGGAGATGGCCAACGCCAGCACCGAGGAACTGATCGCGCGGCTGGCCAAGGCCCCCTATGCGCCAGCCTTCCAGCAGGAGTTCGGCGCCGACATCCTGCGGCGCCCGGCCGACGCCCTGGCCCGTATGCAGCTGGCCCTGCAGGCCTTCCAGCTGGAGGATGCGAGCCTGCGCGCCTTCAGCAGCAAGTACGACGAGTTCCTGCGCGGCCGTATCACGCTCAGCGAGCCCGAACTGCGCGGCCTGGCCCTCTTCAATGCCAAGGACAAGGGCAACTGCGCCGCCTGCCACCCCTCGGCGAGGGGCGCCGACGGCAGCTTCCCGCTCTTTACCGATTTCAGCTACGACGCCTTGGGCGTGCCGCGCAATACCGCGCTGGCACAGAACGCCGACCCGAGCTTCTATGACCTGGGGCTGTGCGCCCGCGAAGGCGGTGACATGGCGGCGCGACGCGATCTGTGCGGTGCATTCAAGGTGCCTTCGCTGCGCAATGTGGCGCTGCGCAAGGCCTTCTTTCACAACGGCCGCTTTACCGATCTGCGCGAGGTGCTGAGCTTTTACGTGCAGCGCGACGTCGCCCCGGAGAAGTGGTACCCACGCCTGCCTGACGGCAGCATCGACAAGTTCAACGACCTGCCGGTCGAATTACGCGGCAACGTGAATGTCAGCGAGGGGCCCTACAACCGCCGGCCCGGCCAGGCCCCAGCGCTCAGTGAGGCTGAGATCGACGATCTGCTGGCATTTCTGCGCACGCTCAGCGACGCACGCTGA
- a CDS encoding TonB-dependent receptor, whose protein sequence is MSTLGQTPFVRRRTATAVRLVISLAVTSQWASARAQTTPEDTVLPVVRAAAQAERDKYAVKRTMGATKTELAVLDAPQTITVVTEALIKDLAMQSMADVTRYVPGIGMANGEGNRDSPVFRGSNSASGDFYIDGVRDDVEYYRDLYNVERVEALTGPNAMIFGRGGSGGVINRVTKQADWRKVRAFDLTLGSNQNRRLVADLGQALSDAAAVRVTGMVEDSGGYQRNFSLKRSGVNPTVALHPSRDTTVVLGLEHLEDRRTTDRGVPSLQGRPVDLPVDAFFGDANPDSRPTRLISNALSATLEHDLGSGVHVSNKTRYTDYDKFYQNYNAGAVNVATKQVPISAYNNHQWRKNLFNQTDLTFDIASGSIKHRILAGVELGLQDTDYLRMTGKFANATVTSVNVPLAAPDGPLPVTYVLGGSSSDRDGQSKAKIAGIYMQDQLELSPQWQLIAGLRYDSFKLRYRNHVATGILAPTPSAPAELSSNDHLVSPRVGILFKPEAALSLYANYSVASFPRGGDQLSSLSNVNKGLKPEKFINYEVGGKWEIKPELLATLAIYRLNRTNVAVPNAVTGIVDQLVDGQRTKGVEVGISGDVTRNWHIHGGFAYQDAKLTAKASATALAGATVQNVPKHTLSLWNRYDLTPSLGGGLGLIHRGDSYTSTANAVTLPAYTRIDAALFMALSANYKVQLNVENLTDKKYYALANGDNNITPGSPRAFRASLHGSF, encoded by the coding sequence TTGAGCACCCTCGGCCAGACGCCGTTTGTTCGCCGCAGAACCGCCACTGCCGTCCGCCTCGTGATCTCCCTCGCAGTCACTTCCCAATGGGCATCTGCCCGTGCGCAAACGACGCCTGAAGACACCGTGCTCCCGGTCGTGAGGGCGGCAGCACAGGCCGAACGCGACAAGTACGCGGTCAAGCGCACCATGGGCGCCACCAAGACCGAGTTGGCCGTGCTCGACGCGCCGCAAACCATCACTGTCGTGACCGAAGCCTTGATCAAGGATCTGGCGATGCAAAGCATGGCGGACGTCACCCGCTATGTGCCAGGCATTGGCATGGCCAATGGTGAGGGCAATCGTGACTCGCCCGTCTTCCGGGGGAGCAACAGCGCCTCGGGCGACTTCTACATCGACGGTGTGCGCGACGACGTCGAGTACTACCGGGACCTGTACAACGTCGAGCGCGTGGAAGCGCTCACCGGGCCCAATGCCATGATCTTCGGGCGGGGTGGTTCCGGAGGCGTCATCAATCGCGTGACCAAGCAGGCGGATTGGCGCAAGGTTCGCGCCTTCGATTTGACACTAGGCTCGAATCAGAATCGGCGCCTGGTCGCCGACCTTGGCCAAGCACTCAGTGATGCCGCGGCCGTGCGCGTGACGGGCATGGTGGAGGACTCGGGGGGCTATCAACGCAACTTCAGCCTGAAGCGCTCCGGCGTCAATCCAACGGTGGCCCTTCACCCAAGCAGGGACACGACCGTGGTCCTAGGCCTTGAGCATCTTGAGGATCGGCGCACCACAGACCGTGGCGTCCCTTCCTTGCAGGGCCGCCCCGTCGATTTGCCGGTTGATGCGTTCTTTGGTGACGCCAACCCGGACAGCCGTCCGACGCGGCTGATCTCCAACGCACTGAGTGCCACTCTCGAGCACGACCTTGGCAGCGGCGTGCATGTGAGCAACAAGACGCGCTACACCGACTACGACAAGTTCTATCAGAACTACAACGCTGGCGCGGTGAACGTCGCTACCAAGCAGGTGCCGATCAGCGCCTACAACAACCACCAATGGCGCAAGAATCTGTTCAACCAGACCGACCTGACCTTCGACATCGCCAGCGGCAGCATCAAGCACAGAATCTTGGCGGGGGTGGAACTCGGTCTGCAAGACACCGACTACCTTCGCATGACGGGCAAGTTCGCGAATGCAACGGTCACGTCGGTCAACGTCCCGCTGGCGGCACCGGATGGTCCGCTGCCCGTCACCTACGTCCTGGGCGGCAGCAGTTCCGATCGCGACGGCCAGAGCAAGGCGAAGATTGCCGGCATCTACATGCAGGACCAGCTTGAGCTGTCGCCGCAGTGGCAGCTGATTGCCGGTCTGCGCTACGACAGCTTCAAGCTGCGCTATCGCAACCACGTCGCTACCGGCATCCTTGCACCGACGCCGTCGGCCCCGGCCGAGTTGTCGAGCAACGATCATCTGGTTTCACCGCGCGTCGGCATTCTCTTCAAGCCCGAAGCGGCTCTGTCGCTCTACGCCAACTACAGCGTGGCATCCTTCCCGCGCGGCGGAGACCAGCTGAGCAGCCTGAGCAACGTCAACAAGGGGCTCAAGCCAGAGAAGTTCATCAACTATGAGGTCGGCGGCAAATGGGAGATCAAGCCCGAGCTGCTGGCCACCCTTGCTATCTACCGCTTGAACCGCACCAACGTGGCGGTCCCCAATGCTGTCACTGGCATCGTGGACCAGCTGGTCGATGGCCAGCGCACCAAGGGTGTTGAAGTCGGTATCAGCGGCGACGTGACGAGGAACTGGCACATCCATGGCGGCTTCGCATACCAAGACGCCAAGTTGACCGCCAAGGCCTCAGCCACGGCCCTCGCTGGCGCCACCGTGCAGAACGTTCCCAAGCACACCTTGTCGCTCTGGAATCGCTACGACCTCACGCCATCGCTCGGTGGGGGCCTGGGCTTGATCCACCGCGGCGACAGCTACACCTCGACGGCGAATGCCGTCACCCTGCCCGCCTATACCCGCATCGACGCGGCGCTGTTCATGGCGCTCAGCGCGAACTACAAGGTCCAGCTGAACGTCGAGAATCTGACTGACAAGAAGTACTACGCCTTGGCCAATGGCGACAACAACATCACCCCTGGTTCGCCACGGGCGTTCCGTGCCAGCCTGCATGGCAGCTTCTGA
- a CDS encoding PLP-dependent aminotransferase family protein: MPDQGNTRYEQLADEMAQAMRDGLLQAGERLPSVRQTCQRRGVSPSTVFQAYGLLETRGLIDARPRSGYYVRAQKRSARALPQLAPPRTEATAVAVSALAFELLESTRDPAVVPLGSAFPAAHLFPFDALARSGARAMRRVKPAQITGALTAGDAALRQALRRRYTLQGVPLAEDELVITNGAMEALNLCLQAVTVPGDVVVVESPTFYAALQALERLNLKAVEVATDPQEGVDLAALAELLARQKVAACWFMPTLQNPLGALMPSARKQALVALLARHGVPLIEDDVYGELYADVRRPPPAKAFDQAGGVLHCASFSKCLAPGYRVGWAAAGRYAPLVQRLKMMTSLATALPPQLAIADYLAQGGYDRHLRRLRAELAGEQQRARRLIERHFPAGTRVSRPAGGYFLWLELPPAVDALALHHRAMALGISTAPGVLFSADRRFVHHLRLNVGHPGDARVDDALRRLGELAIAELAAVR, from the coding sequence ATGCCCGACCAGGGAAACACCCGCTACGAGCAGTTGGCGGATGAGATGGCACAGGCCATGCGCGACGGTCTGTTGCAGGCCGGCGAGCGCCTGCCGTCGGTGCGCCAGACCTGCCAGCGCCGCGGCGTCAGCCCCTCCACGGTGTTCCAGGCTTATGGCCTGCTGGAGACGCGCGGACTGATCGACGCGCGACCGCGCTCGGGCTACTACGTCCGAGCGCAAAAGCGGTCGGCGCGCGCCTTGCCGCAGCTGGCACCGCCGCGCACCGAGGCCACCGCGGTGGCCGTCAGCGCGCTGGCCTTCGAGCTGCTGGAGTCCACCCGCGATCCCGCCGTAGTACCGCTGGGATCGGCCTTTCCGGCGGCGCACCTGTTTCCGTTCGATGCCTTGGCGCGCAGCGGTGCGCGGGCCATGCGGCGCGTCAAGCCCGCGCAGATCACGGGGGCGCTGACGGCCGGCGATGCCGCCCTGCGCCAGGCACTGCGCCGCCGCTACACCTTGCAGGGCGTGCCGCTGGCCGAGGACGAGCTGGTGATCACCAACGGCGCGATGGAGGCGCTCAATCTGTGCCTGCAGGCCGTTACCGTGCCGGGCGATGTGGTGGTGGTGGAGAGCCCGACCTTCTATGCCGCGCTGCAAGCGCTGGAGCGGCTGAATCTGAAGGCGGTCGAGGTGGCGACGGATCCGCAGGAGGGCGTGGACCTGGCGGCCCTGGCCGAGCTGCTGGCGCGCCAGAAGGTGGCGGCCTGCTGGTTCATGCCTACGCTGCAGAATCCCTTGGGCGCCTTGATGCCCAGCGCGCGCAAGCAGGCACTGGTGGCCCTGCTGGCTCGACATGGCGTGCCTCTGATCGAGGACGATGTGTATGGCGAGCTGTATGCCGATGTACGGCGGCCGCCGCCCGCGAAAGCCTTCGACCAGGCAGGCGGCGTGTTGCATTGCGCCTCGTTCAGCAAATGCCTCGCGCCCGGGTACCGGGTGGGCTGGGCGGCCGCCGGGCGCTATGCGCCTCTGGTGCAGCGCCTGAAGATGATGACATCGCTGGCCACTGCCCTGCCGCCCCAGCTGGCCATCGCCGACTACCTTGCCCAGGGTGGCTACGACCGCCATCTGCGCAGGCTGCGCGCCGAGCTGGCGGGCGAGCAGCAGCGCGCGCGGCGCTTGATCGAGCGGCATTTCCCGGCCGGCACGCGGGTCTCCCGCCCGGCCGGCGGTTACTTCCTATGGCTGGAACTCCCGCCCGCCGTCGATGCCTTGGCACTGCACCATCGCGCGATGGCCTTGGGCATCAGCACCGCACCTGGCGTGCTGTTTTCGGCCGACCGGCGCTTTGTGCACCATCTGCGCCTCAATGTCGGCCACCCTGGCGATGCCCGTGTGGATGACGCCCTGCGTCGGCTTGGCGAACTGGCCATTGCGGAACTGGCTGCCGTCCGCTAA
- a CDS encoding Crp/Fnr family transcriptional regulator, with protein MSRKNAALGRLPCLALGPDHHVWSQGAAPRGELLFVRQGILRLERVTAAGERRIVGLAGRGMLLGLEAWLGQTHADDLVSCTEVRLLRLRCGDADRAMRRQPQRYTRLLRHWQQGLSEAQAWSAELLRGCARQRTLQLIQRLLLLSAARGSHPTVWLPRRHDMGAMLGLTEETVSRQISGLRRDGIVKALDPRNAQVDIAALARALAAT; from the coding sequence ATGAGCAGGAAGAACGCTGCCCTGGGCCGGCTGCCCTGTCTGGCGCTCGGCCCCGACCACCACGTCTGGTCTCAGGGCGCCGCGCCCAGGGGCGAGTTGCTGTTCGTGCGGCAGGGCATCCTGCGCCTGGAGCGGGTGACGGCCGCCGGCGAGCGGCGCATCGTCGGTCTGGCCGGACGCGGCATGCTGCTGGGACTGGAAGCCTGGCTCGGCCAGACCCATGCCGACGATCTGGTCAGCTGCACCGAGGTCCGATTGCTGCGCCTGCGCTGCGGGGATGCGGACCGCGCCATGCGGCGGCAACCGCAGCGCTACACACGGCTGCTGCGGCACTGGCAGCAGGGCCTGAGCGAGGCGCAGGCCTGGTCCGCCGAACTGCTGCGCGGCTGCGCACGGCAGCGCACGCTGCAGCTGATCCAGCGCTTGCTGCTGCTCAGCGCCGCGCGCGGTAGCCATCCGACGGTCTGGCTGCCGCGCCGGCATGACATGGGCGCGATGCTGGGATTGACCGAGGAGACCGTGAGCCGCCAGATCAGCGGCCTGCGCCGGGACGGCATTGTCAAAGCCCTGGACCCGCGCAATGCGCAGGTGGACATCGCGGCCCTGGCCCGGGCATTGGCCGCCACCTGA
- the ccoG gene encoding cytochrome c oxidase accessory protein CcoG has protein sequence MSATRRVIPLVPVTDLTGGPGVEPSIKIQARHVNGRFARWRWAFVWLTQLLFYGLPWLNWQGRQAVLFDLEARRFYLFDAVLFPQDLIYLTGLLVFSALLLFAATAIAGRVWCGFACPQTVYTQLFMWIEQRTEGDRLARLRLDAAPWSGAKLLRRAGKHAAWVGLSLLTGFSLVGWFAPVRELASALPALTFGPWEAFWILFYGAATYLHAGLLREKVCQHACPYGRFQGSMLDARTLVVSYDVARGEPRGARARGTEASAKGQGDCVDCTLCVQVCPVGIDIRQGLQAACISCGLCIDACDQVMDKLGSPRGLVHFGAMQPAGAGAGPDGWRQALRRPRVLVYGTALAVLAAAMAWGWAQRPELRLNVMRDRSVMARQVDDGAVENVYRLQVMNASIQPRNLRLQALAGEGSEARPLQLAYREALSVGAAGATTLVVTVRMEAGQAHGHRAGTPVPIRFVVDDAAPGAAAQAQAVSTFLPA, from the coding sequence ATGTCTGCCACCCGCCGGGTCATCCCGCTGGTCCCTGTCACCGACCTCACCGGCGGCCCCGGGGTCGAGCCGTCAATCAAGATCCAGGCGCGCCATGTCAACGGCCGCTTTGCCCGCTGGCGCTGGGCCTTCGTGTGGCTCACGCAGCTGCTGTTCTATGGCCTGCCCTGGCTGAACTGGCAGGGCAGGCAGGCCGTGCTGTTTGACCTCGAGGCGCGGCGCTTCTACCTGTTTGACGCCGTGCTCTTCCCCCAGGACCTGATCTACCTGACCGGGCTGCTGGTGTTCAGCGCCCTGCTGCTATTCGCGGCCACGGCCATTGCCGGTCGCGTGTGGTGCGGCTTCGCCTGCCCGCAAACCGTCTACACCCAGCTGTTCATGTGGATCGAGCAGCGCACCGAAGGTGACCGCCTGGCCCGCCTGCGCCTGGATGCCGCCCCCTGGTCGGGTGCCAAGCTGCTGCGTCGCGCCGGCAAGCATGCGGCCTGGGTGGGCCTGAGCCTGCTCACCGGCTTCAGCCTGGTCGGCTGGTTCGCGCCGGTGCGCGAGCTGGCCAGTGCCCTGCCCGCCCTCACGTTCGGGCCCTGGGAGGCGTTCTGGATCCTGTTCTATGGCGCGGCTACCTATCTGCATGCCGGCCTGCTGCGCGAGAAGGTCTGCCAGCACGCCTGCCCCTATGGCCGCTTCCAGGGCTCGATGCTGGATGCCCGCACCCTGGTGGTGAGCTATGACGTGGCGCGCGGCGAGCCGCGCGGTGCGCGTGCCCGCGGCACGGAGGCCAGTGCCAAGGGCCAGGGCGACTGCGTGGACTGCACGCTGTGCGTCCAGGTCTGCCCGGTGGGCATCGACATCCGCCAGGGCCTGCAGGCCGCCTGCATCAGCTGCGGCCTGTGCATCGACGCCTGCGACCAGGTGATGGACAAGCTCGGTTCGCCCCGCGGCCTGGTGCACTTCGGGGCCATGCAGCCGGCTGGTGCAGGCGCAGGCCCCGACGGCTGGCGCCAGGCGCTGAGGCGGCCACGGGTGCTGGTGTATGGCACGGCGCTGGCGGTGCTGGCCGCGGCGATGGCCTGGGGTTGGGCGCAGCGCCCCGAATTGCGGCTGAACGTGATGCGCGACCGCAGCGTGATGGCCCGGCAGGTGGACGATGGCGCGGTGGAGAACGTCTACCGCCTGCAGGTGATGAACGCCAGCATCCAGCCGCGCAATCTGCGCCTGCAGGCCCTGGCTGGAGAAGGGTCCGAGGCCAGGCCGCTGCAACTGGCCTACCGTGAGGCCCTGAGCGTCGGCGCGGCCGGCGCCACCACCTTGGTCGTCACCGTGCGCATGGAGGCCGGGCAGGCCCATGGCCACCGCGCCGGAACACCCGTGCCGATCCGCTTCGTGGTCGATGACGCGGCGCCCGGCGCTGCGGCACAGGCGCAGGCGGTCAGCACCTTTCTGCCTGCCTGA
- a CDS encoding CidA/LrgA family protein, translating into MLDRVHIRVCLALQWLLGAALLLACQLAGEAAVRALSWPVPGAVVGMLLLWGGLCLVGCVPRGLALVAGALLSHLMLPLIPLVAGVGEHLALLRQYGVAVLLVCAAGVVATTICAAVAYTAAARRSR; encoded by the coding sequence ATGCTGGATCGCGTTCATATCCGTGTTTGCCTGGCTCTGCAATGGCTGCTTGGCGCAGCGCTGCTGCTTGCTTGCCAGTTGGCCGGGGAGGCTGCGGTTCGCGCCTTGTCCTGGCCGGTGCCCGGGGCTGTGGTGGGGATGCTGCTGCTGTGGGGCGGCCTATGCCTCGTTGGTTGCGTGCCCCGTGGCCTTGCGCTGGTGGCAGGTGCGCTGCTGTCGCATCTGATGCTGCCGCTGATCCCGCTGGTGGCGGGTGTTGGCGAGCATCTTGCGCTGCTGCGGCAATATGGGGTCGCTGTGCTGCTGGTGTGCGCTGCCGGAGTCGTGGCCACGACGATTTGCGCGGCAGTGGCCTACACGGCGGCAGCCAGACGGTCGCGATGA
- a CDS encoding LrgB family protein, whose product MSDPATTMLWCGVTGLAYAGARRLQGKWGAHWYTLPVVSGTALLLSVFALGGTSYQHYAEATIWLQRLAGPAVVALAVPLYQQMPLWRRRAMPVLAAVLAACTAALASGWLLGRTLQLPGPLMLSLLPRSATMPMAMAAAGQVGGNAALAGIGVVITGVLGSSMVPILLRLIRCKGAEPTALALGLVAHAIGTAKAQQLVPQALAFAALAMGLMGALTVLALPWISRWM is encoded by the coding sequence ATGAGTGACCCCGCAACGACGATGCTGTGGTGCGGGGTCACCGGCCTGGCCTATGCGGGGGCGCGTCGCCTGCAGGGGAAATGGGGTGCGCACTGGTACACGCTGCCCGTGGTCAGCGGCACGGCCCTGCTTCTGTCTGTCTTTGCGCTCGGTGGCACAAGCTACCAGCACTATGCCGAAGCCACCATCTGGCTTCAGCGCCTGGCCGGTCCGGCCGTGGTGGCACTGGCGGTGCCGCTGTACCAGCAGATGCCGTTGTGGCGGCGCCGCGCCATGCCTGTTCTCGCGGCCGTGCTGGCCGCTTGCACGGCCGCCCTGGCGAGCGGCTGGCTGCTGGGGCGCACGCTGCAATTGCCTGGGCCACTGATGCTGTCGCTGCTGCCGCGCTCGGCGACCATGCCGATGGCCATGGCTGCGGCCGGACAAGTAGGCGGCAATGCCGCATTGGCAGGGATTGGCGTGGTCATCACCGGGGTGCTGGGCAGCAGCATGGTGCCGATACTGCTGCGTCTGATCAGGTGTAAGGGCGCGGAGCCGACGGCCCTGGCGCTTGGGCTCGTCGCACATGCCATCGGAACAGCCAAGGCTCAGCAACTGGTGCCCCAGGCGCTGGCCTTCGCAGCGCTGGCCATGGGATTGATGGGCGCATTGACGGTGCTGGCGCTGCCGTGGATCTCGCGCTGGATGTGA
- a CDS encoding LysR family transcriptional regulator, translating to MQDLNDLMYFAHVVDHGGFAPAARALGVPKSKLSRRIALLEERLRVRLIQRSTRRFAVTEVGTNYYRHCKAMLVEAQAAQEAVEQVSGEARGLVRISCPIALLHARVAAMLVEFMALNPKVEIQLKGINRPVDLLAEGYDIAIRARTPPQEDSSLVMRELAQRDWYLVASPDFCKRHPLPAIPADLTGLPSLADGHTEREHKWHLIGPGEVTAMITHAPRLITDDMYSLRAAAVAGLGIVQLPAMMLGDQLRNGQLVRLLPGWCSKGAIVHAVFPSRRGLLPAVRGLIDFLAMKFKELEED from the coding sequence ATGCAAGACCTTAACGATCTGATGTACTTCGCCCATGTGGTCGATCACGGCGGCTTCGCGCCGGCCGCGCGAGCGCTGGGCGTACCCAAATCCAAGCTCAGCCGCCGCATCGCCCTGCTTGAAGAGCGGCTGCGGGTACGCCTGATCCAGCGCTCGACGCGGCGCTTTGCGGTCACCGAGGTCGGGACCAACTACTACCGTCATTGCAAGGCCATGCTCGTGGAGGCCCAGGCGGCGCAGGAAGCAGTCGAGCAGGTGTCCGGCGAAGCGCGCGGTCTGGTCAGGATCAGTTGTCCCATCGCCCTGCTGCACGCCCGCGTTGCGGCCATGCTGGTGGAGTTCATGGCGCTGAACCCCAAGGTCGAGATTCAGTTGAAAGGCATCAATCGCCCCGTCGACCTGCTGGCCGAGGGCTACGACATCGCCATCCGCGCACGCACCCCACCGCAGGAAGACAGCAGCCTGGTCATGCGGGAACTCGCGCAACGCGACTGGTATCTGGTCGCCAGCCCAGACTTCTGCAAACGGCATCCCCTGCCCGCCATCCCGGCCGACCTGACCGGCCTGCCCAGCCTGGCGGACGGACACACCGAACGCGAGCACAAATGGCATCTGATCGGCCCCGGCGAGGTCACGGCGATGATCACCCATGCCCCGCGCCTGATCACCGACGACATGTACTCGCTGCGCGCGGCGGCCGTCGCAGGGCTAGGCATCGTGCAATTGCCCGCGATGATGCTGGGCGATCAACTGCGCAACGGACAGCTGGTGCGGCTGCTGCCGGGCTGGTGCTCCAAGGGCGCCATCGTCCATGCAGTATTCCCGTCACGGCGTGGCCTGCTGCCGGCCGTGCGCGGCCTGATCGACTTCCTGGCGATGAAGTTCAAGGAGCTGGAGGAAGACTAG
- a CDS encoding pirin family protein: MKKVLGIYGNRSQHWVGNGFPVRSLFSYDTLGRHASPFLLLDYAGPAVFKAGSHRRGVGERPHRGFETVTVVYQGEVEHRDSTGAGGRIGPGDVQWMTAGSGILHEEFHSADFTRQGGTLEMVQLWVNLPAKDKLTAPRYQTLTNTAIPVVPLLDEASQDAGSLRVIAGDYLGHIGPARTFTPIDMWDLRLDAGKAVELELPEGRDVAVVVLRGTVLVNDSQLAREATMALLDRSGRRVRLEANNSATVLLLSGEPIDEPIVGHGPFVMNSAEQIEQAIADFRSGRFGRIPPQELARSAASHSESPAD; the protein is encoded by the coding sequence ATGAAGAAGGTTCTTGGCATCTATGGCAACCGCAGCCAGCATTGGGTCGGCAACGGTTTTCCGGTGCGCAGCCTGTTCTCGTACGACACGCTGGGTCGCCATGCCAGCCCCTTCTTGCTGCTGGACTATGCCGGTCCGGCCGTCTTCAAGGCGGGCTCGCATCGGCGCGGTGTCGGCGAGCGCCCGCACCGCGGCTTCGAGACCGTGACCGTGGTCTATCAGGGCGAGGTGGAGCATCGCGACTCCACTGGCGCGGGCGGGCGCATCGGCCCCGGCGACGTGCAGTGGATGACGGCTGGCAGTGGCATCCTGCACGAGGAATTCCATTCGGCGGATTTCACCCGCCAGGGCGGCACGCTGGAGATGGTGCAGCTGTGGGTCAACCTGCCCGCGAAGGACAAGCTGACGGCGCCGCGCTACCAGACGCTGACGAACACCGCGATCCCGGTGGTCCCGCTGCTCGACGAGGCGAGCCAGGATGCCGGCTCGCTGCGTGTGATCGCGGGCGACTATCTCGGCCACATTGGCCCGGCGCGCACCTTCACGCCCATCGACATGTGGGACCTGCGGCTGGATGCCGGCAAGGCCGTCGAGCTCGAACTGCCCGAGGGCCGCGACGTGGCCGTCGTGGTGCTGCGCGGCACGGTGCTGGTGAACGACAGCCAACTGGCCCGTGAGGCCACCATGGCCCTGCTCGACCGCAGCGGACGCCGCGTGCGCCTGGAGGCCAACAACAGCGCCACGGTGCTGCTGCTCAGCGGCGAGCCGATCGACGAACCGATCGTCGGCCACGGCCCTTTCGTGATGAACAGCGCCGAGCAGATCGAGCAGGCCATCGCCGATTTTCGTAGCGGCCGCTTCGGACGCATCCCGCCGCAGGAGCTGGCGCGGTCCGCCGCATCCCACTCCGAGTCGCCCGCAGATTGA
- a CDS encoding hydrolase — protein sequence MTAFAQVANFNGARPVIDPANAAILLIDHQSGLFQTVNDMPFTRLRAHAGALAKMATLAKIPVITTASVPQGPNGPLIPEIHESAPHAKYVARKGEINAWDNPDFVAAVEATGRKQLIIAGTITSVCMAFPAISAIAAGYQVFVVIDASGTYSKMAQEITLARVMQAGAVPMDTAAVASEIQKTWNRDDAMQWAEIYTKIFPEYGLLIESYTKAQAVAQSHEQLDSAR from the coding sequence ATGACTGCATTTGCCCAAGTCGCCAACTTCAACGGCGCCCGCCCCGTTATCGATCCCGCCAACGCGGCGATACTGCTGATCGACCACCAGAGCGGCCTGTTCCAGACCGTCAACGACATGCCTTTCACGCGGCTGCGTGCCCATGCCGGGGCGCTGGCCAAGATGGCGACGCTGGCCAAGATTCCGGTAATCACCACCGCCTCGGTGCCGCAAGGCCCCAACGGCCCGTTGATCCCCGAGATCCATGAAAGCGCGCCGCACGCCAAGTACGTGGCGCGCAAGGGCGAGATCAACGCCTGGGACAACCCCGACTTCGTCGCCGCCGTCGAGGCTACCGGCCGCAAGCAGCTGATCATTGCCGGCACCATCACCAGCGTCTGCATGGCCTTCCCCGCGATCAGTGCGATCGCGGCCGGCTACCAGGTCTTCGTCGTCATCGATGCCTCGGGCACCTACTCGAAGATGGCGCAGGAGATCACGCTGGCGCGCGTGATGCAGGCCGGCGCCGTGCCGATGGACACCGCCGCCGTGGCCTCCGAGATTCAGAAGACCTGGAACCGTGACGACGCCATGCAATGGGCCGAGATCTACACCAAGATCTTCCCCGAGTACGGCCTGCTGATCGAGAGCTACACCAAGGCCCAGGCCGTCGCGCAGAGCCACGAGCAGCTCGACTCGGCGCGCTGA